The proteins below come from a single Magallana gigas chromosome 10, xbMagGiga1.1, whole genome shotgun sequence genomic window:
- the LOC105347962 gene encoding uncharacterized protein, producing MIVKLFAALLLAGHLSLSSSQESSPPAVPQSLDNFGGDVSDFSIMYTKNLQDVMRKFNIPRAEMEEMLRTYVAGGQPKITRTVFNPDTKLNETITLDFKSFEEDSAAGMQAMGTSQDNVPVVFRPNQRAGSSIVPSSMPNIPQVRNTGLPSIDDIQLAAVDDSMNPSPDMDLTAMRDNEAKLIEDLKLLQRRRVALQESYAQNEIDEETYRLNMENNEVQMRNMYVVLQQIQNAIREFLGIPPQGPPAAANVMGDNLLGAQQSPGLVADNRPILSERNLLGDIQDRPLPIQQVAPGGETLSPAEELALIQQELDRMRTRDADMLDSLNRFRMPRVDDNFVSDTTNAASANFVQRNPEGALGLMADDNLPSPAPVPAVSGFGPAASSILPPSVPGTDLPNNRRRTIPTSESGVRENINDLMQEYIRLNRRETDILNMLGDSNSQQLIGTSVIPLQNNRPNIAMPQARQNTVKERTSRANSFPDPNNDGVNTLPTLPENLRFNTMDDNNRIERTEPVLPSSSLNNRLINDLLSQYNELNQRESEIQRLLDSQLDQNAIGRNELFDRNQPQSRKEFERSVDLDEPNQNIGPVEVGGDRPRDFQMFQTDNLPDQTLRVNPDGLGGSLDQVFTQSDTSLDQSTRPDTRPFDRMRDRTLGPDTRQFDTTLNSNLRPDDRIFSRTFDRTLRPATRRINRMFDQPLRPDDSMLVDSVRFGGRSVGRMFDRFSRPDDRRFNNLSPFSTEMNRPLSRPFDINDISSTDRSGLLPNDRALDRSRMLSGASNFDRSGFLSNDRALDRSRMLSGESNFDRSGLLLNDQALDRSRMLSGASNFDRSGLPSNDRVLDRSRMLSGESNFDRPGLFSNDRALDGSRMLSGAINFDRSGRLSNDRAFDRSTMLPGESNFDDITFNNIQDSRSTPLTGSAVGRRTDESLASSRDDSTNNNNLVYNDGTISIESVRPAGTYDEGDLATPLENGPVSEFPVSGFSSRASGLLTPSLDSLSLRNRMDPRLGRNSVSSFRRRSLYPFVGNRMLQQGRLRRARQTLF from the exons ATGATTGTGAAGCTGTTCGCCGCACTATTGTTGGCGGGACATCTCTCCCTGTCCAGTTCGCAGGAAAGCTCACCACCCGCCGTTCCGCAATCCCTGGACAATTTTGGAGGCGATGTGTCCGATTTTAGTATTATGTACACAAAGAACCTGCAAGATGTGATGAGGAAGTTCAATATTCCTAGGGCGGAAATGGAGGAAATGCTTCGGACGTACGTGGCGGGCGGACAGCCTAAAATTACCAGAACTGTATTCAACCCAGACACAAAGCTTAACGAG ACTATCACACTAGACTTCAAAAGTTTTGAGGAAGATTCTGCCGCTGGCATGCAGGCTATGGGAACATCTCAGGACAACGTTCCCGTCGTGTTCAGGCCAAACCAAAGGGCTGGTAGTTCTATAGTTCCATCGTCGATGCCAAATATTCCACAGGTTAGAAATACTGGGCTTCCATCTATTGACGATATACAACTAGCTGCTGTCGATGATTCCATGAACCCTTCACCGGACATGGACCTTACCGCCATGAGAGACAATGAGGCAAAGTTGATAGAGGATTTAAAATTGCTTCAGCGTCGTAGAGTTGCACTGCAGGAGAGTTATGCTCAAAATGAGATTGATGAGGAAACATATCGACTCAATATGGAGAACAATGAAGTTCAAATGCGTAACATGTATGTGGTTCTGCAGCAGATACAAAACGCAATAAGGGAGTTTTTAGGAATTCCACCCCAAGGCCCACCAGCAGCAGCAAATGTTATGGGGGACAATTTACTTGGTGCACAACAGTCACCTGGTTTAGTAGCAGACAACAGGCCAATTCTTTCCGAGAGAAACTTACTGGGAGACATACAAGACCGTCCATTGCCAATTCAACAGGTTGCTCCAGGGGGCGAAACTTTGTCGCCAGCTGAAGAACTTGCGTTGATACAACAAGAGCTCGACAGAATGAGAACAAGGGATGCAGACATGCTAGATAGCTTAAATCGCTTTCGAATGCCACGAGTCGATGATAACTTTGTCTCTGACACAACGAATGCTGCTTCAGccaattttgtacaaagaaatcCTGAAGGCGCCCTTGGTTTAATGGCTGATGACAATTTACCGTCCCCAGCACCCGTTCCAGCGGTGTCAGGATTTGGTCCTGCCGCTAGTTCTATACTCCCTCCAAGTGTACCAGGAACGGACTTGCCAAATAATAGAAGGAGAACCATTCCTACCAGTGAATCTGGCGTTCGTGAAAACATTAACGATCTCATGCAAGAGTACATCAGACTGAACCGAAGAGAGACCGATATTCTTAATATGCTTGGTGATTCCAACAGTCAACAATTAATAGGAACTTCAGTGATACCACTTCAGAACAATAGACCCAACATTGCCATGCCACAGGCCAGACAAAACACGGTCAAAGAAAGGACGAGCCGAGCAAACAGTTTTCCTGATCCAAATAATGATGGCGTAAATACATTACCGACACTGCCCGAAAATTTGAGATTTAACACAATGGACGACAATAACAGGATTGAGAGAACTGAGCCAGTATTGCCCTCTTCCTCCTTAAACAATCGGCTTATCAACGATCTTCTCAGTCAATACAACGAGTTAAATCAAAGAGAAAGCGAAATACAGCGACTTTTAGATAGCCAGTTGGATCAAAATGCTATTGGTAGAAACGAACTTTTTGATCGTAACCAACCACAATCAAGAAAAGAATTTGAGCGTTCTGTAGATTTGGATGAACCAAACCAAAACATTGGTCCAGTGGAAGTCGGTGGGGACCGTCCTCGGGATTTCCAAATGTTTCAGACAGACAACTTACCTGATCAAACTTTAAGAGTTAACCCCGATGGATTGGGAGGGTCGCTTGATCAAGTTTTTACACAATCTGACACATCGCTTGATCAAAGTACAAGACCGGATACTAGACCATTCGACAGAATGCGGGATCGAACTTTAGGACCAGATACTAGACAATTTGACACAACACTTAATAGCAATTTAAGGCCAGATGATAGAATATTCAGCAGAACATTTGATCGGACTTTAAGACCAGCTACGAGAAGAATAAATAGAATGTTTGATCAACCATTAAGACCAGATGACAGCATGCTTGTTGACAGCGTAAGATTTGGTGGAAGATCAGTGGGTAGAATGTTCGATCGGTTCTCAAGACCAGATGATAGAAGGTTTAACAATTTATCTCCCTTTTCCACCGAAATGAACAGACCTTTATCCCGACCATTTGATATAAATGACATTTCATCTACCGATAGGTCGGGTCTCCTCCCAAACGATCGGGCTTTGGACAGATCAAGGATGTTATCCGGAGCATCAAATTTTGATAGGTCGGGTTTTCTTTCGAATGATCGGGCTTTGGACAGATCAAGGATGTTATCTGGTGAATCAAATTTTGACAGGTCGGGTCTTCTCTTAAATGATCAGGCTTTGGACAGATCAAGGATGTTATCCGGAGCATCAAATTTTGATAGGTCGGGTCTTCCTTCGAATGATCGGGTTTTGGACAGATCAAGGATGTTATCTGGTGAATCAAATTTTGACAGGCCGGGTCTCTTTTCGAATGATCGGGCTTTGGACGGATCAAGGATGTTATCTGGTGCAATAAATTTTGATAGGTCGGGTCGCCTTTCGAATGATCGGGCTTTTGACAGATCAACGATGTTACCCGGTGAATCAAATTTTGATGACATTACATTCAACAATATTCAGGATTCACGCTCAACTCCTCTAACAGGTTCTGCCGTTGGTCGACGTACCGATGAATCACTGGCCTCCTCACGAGATGATTCCACAAATAATAATAACCTTGTTTACAACGACGGCACGATTTCAATAGAAAGCGTTCGACCAGCTGGAACGTATGATGAAGGGGACCTTGCAACTCCACTAGAAAACGGACCAGTCTCTGAGTTCCCAGTCAGTGGATTTTCCAGCAGAGCGTCTGGTTTGCTGACACCAAGTCTAGATTCCCTCTCGTTGAGGAACAGAATGGACCCACGGTTGGGAAGAAATAGCGTGTCTTCTTTTAGGAGGAGGTCATTATATCCATTTGTTGGGAACCGTATGCTGCAACAGGGTCGCCTAAGAAGGGCTAGACAGACTCTGTTTTGA
- the LOC105348159 gene encoding uncharacterized protein, translated as MVRNCYHLYTMTRLLLVSAFLLGYAAIFLVAADVAAEPPTTDKPQLQIIYNEKLREAMKRFQITEADMNEMLTNYMESGKAPTITKSILNPETNLQETITLDFQGFTKEWDAAKQSSANKLTSSVASDNAPKLDSRDVDSLEEQKRHLMRGMLILDAESTDLTADFESRQLTEYVYRQRMLENRQLYRTLMTQLIKVQGILEDYRSAEGTARGAARRDSSRVITSNQTTASETSGDKSTAAAAQSQQTLEQNSLSSQADVDNGEQRLKQLEELRNRNALLKLRLREEQEKVSSSTSDIKPSDINSLNGVNEQLQFSDSILRSFQNGGPSIPQSNNQIAQGQDPDILILPMVPAQLEEEEAVLDEPVGGILRSQPVQSFTARNRLLRDSSMLTPSQTQQRLLLEYRQLQERKRRIYQIFRQYGLAV; from the exons ATGGTTCGGAATTGTTATCATTTGTACAC AATGACTCGCTTGTTGCTCGTCTCTGCATTTCTCCTGGGATATGCGGCCATTTTTCTTGTGGCGGCAGATGTCGCCGCCGAACCGCCCACCACAGATAAACCACAGCTTCAGATTATCTACAACGAAAAGCTAAGAGAAGCCATGAAGCGGTTTCAAATAACGGAAGCAGACATGAACGAAATGTTGACAAACTATATGGAGAGCGGAAAGGCACCCACCATTACCAAAAGCATTCTTAACCCTGAAACTAATCTACAGgag ACCATAACACTCGACTTCCAAGGCTTCACAAAGGAATGGGATGCAGCCAAACAGTCGTCTGCTAACAAACTGACGTCATCGGTTGCTAGTGACAACGCTCCTAAACTCGATTCCAGAGACGTTGACAGTCTCGAGGAACAGAAGCGCCATCTGATGAGAGGGATGCTGATTCTGGACGCCGAGAGTACCGACCTTACGGCGGACTTTGAATCCCGACAACTGACAGAATATGTTTATCGTCAGCGCATGCTAGAGAACAGACAGCTATACCGAACGCTGATGACACAACTAATAAAG GTTCAAGGCATTCTGGAGGATTACAGGTCAGCAGAGGGAACTGCCCGGGGAGCAGCCAGAAGAGACTCGTCTCGAGTTATAACCTCAAACCAAACAACAGCATCAGAAACGTCAGGGGACAAATCCACTGCGGCAGCGGCTCAGTCACAGCAAACACTCGAACAGAACTCGTTATCATCACAAGCTGATGTTGATAATGGAGAACAGAGGCTAAAACAATTGGAGGAGCTTCGCAATCGAAACGCGCTGCTAAAACTTAGACTTCGTGAAGAGCAAGAAAAAGTGTCCTCATCTACCTCTGACATAAAACCCAGTGATATTAACTCTTTGAATGGCGTAAACGAACAACTACAGTTCAGCGATTCCATTTTAAGGTCTTTCCAAAATGGAGGTCCTAGCATCCCGCAAAGTAACAATCAAATTGCGCAGGGTCAAGATCCAGATATTCTGATACTTCCGATGGTGCCAGCACAGTTAGAGGAAGAGGAAGCAGTCTTAGATGAACCTGTAGGTGGTATCTTGCGATCACAGCCTGTTCAATCTTTCACTGCTCGAAATCGGCTTCTAAGGGATTCATCCATGCTAACACCGAGCCAGACACAGCAGCGATTATTGCTCGAATATCGGCAACTTCAGGAAAGAAAGCGTAGAATCTACCAGATTTTTAGACAATATGGATTGGCTGTGTAG
- the LOC105348249 gene encoding uncharacterized protein, producing the protein MAAILLPLLTTCLWGLAFSQDLDPVPTPTSPTSKQTSHGDVQILYTDEFMKVIEKYGITDDDIMFVTNKFKEGKPPTLTKTIKNVETGDEQTIEVNLENFIAGGHVTDLSPILDSPGESDDNNTETKIVRDPPSPTREEIVAALKVRESELLIKLEKNRQEYEQIAQALMEVRRDLALNTPDEYDILSEEPAGTDTGDRGSTFIQPPREVILNEDQNPPEVPPPSPIEIQQAMRRALIRDAVRRYFLRRRSAALAREFIIQPPRVTRFIPVRRLTRPFRVRIYTRQIMPTTLPIVVDRRNPEIDTRPFEPIPRVTSVAVEDPEDDMNEPIEPTPIAIV; encoded by the exons aTGGCTGCCATTCTGTTGCCTCTTTTAACCACATGCTTGTGGGGGCTTGCTTTCTCCCAGGATTTGGACCCAGTTCCAACCCCAACCAGCCCGACGTCAAAACAGACCAGCCACGGGGATGTCCAGATCCTTTATACGGACGAGTTCATGAAGGTCATCGAGAAATATGGCATCACTGATGACGACATCATGTTCGTCACCAATAAGTTCAAAGAAGGCAAACCTCCAACTCTGACCAAAACTATCAAAAATGTGGAAACGGGGGATGAACAG ACTATTGAAGTCAATCTCGAAAATTTTATCGCCGGTGGCCACGTTACAGACTTGTCGCCAATCTTAGACTCGCCGGGAGAATCCGATGACAACAATACCGAAACTAAAATCGTCAGAGACCCGCCCTCTCCGACAAGAGAAGAAATTGTAGCGGCCCTCAAGGTCCGTGAAAGTGAACTTTTGATTAAACTAGAAAAAAATCGTCAGGAGTACGAACAGATAGCGCAAGCTTTAATGGAGGTCCGAAGGGACCTCGCACTTAATACTCCGGATGAGTACGATATTTTGTCAGAAGAACCAGCCGGCACTGATACAGGTGACAGAGGTAGTACATTTATACAACCTCCAAGAGAAGTGATCTTGAATGAAGACCAAAACCCGCCTGAGGTACCCCCACCCAGTCCAATAGAGATCCAACAAGCAATGAGGCGGGCTCTGATTCGTGACGCCGTCAGAAGATATTTCTTACGACGTCGTTCAGCAGCATTGGCCAGGGAGTTCATTATCCAGCCCCCACGGGTAACTCGATTCATACCCGTACGCCGACTAACGCGGCCGTTCCGGGTTCGAATCTACACGCGTCAAATTATGCCGACCACGCTACCTATTGTTGTCGATCGGCGTAACCCTGAAATCGACACCAGACCTTTTGAGCCCATCCCAAGAGTCACCAGCGTTGCAGTGGAAGATCCAGAAGATGACATGAATGAACCTATTGAACCAACTCCAATAGCGATCGTATGA